In Nicotiana tabacum cultivar K326 chromosome 17, ASM71507v2, whole genome shotgun sequence, one DNA window encodes the following:
- the LOC107781750 gene encoding pyridoxal kinase, whose amino-acid sequence MFVYPLIARFGFNTIRNFSSFRPRCSKQLQMAPPPILALALPSDTGRVLSIQSHTVQGYVGNKSAVFPLQLLGYDVDPINSVQFSNHTGYPTFKGQVLNGEQLWELVEGLEANDLLYYTHLLTGYIGSVSFLNTVLKVVDKLRSVNPKLTYVCDPVMGDEGRLYVPPELVAVYREKVVPVASMLTPNQFEAEQLTGSSITSEKDGQEACNILHAAGPSKVVITSINIDGNLLLIGSHQKEKGQSPEQFKIVIPKIPAYFTGTGDLMTALLLGWSNKYPNDLDKAAELAVSSLQALLLRTLADYQKAGYDCQSSSLEIRLIQSQDNIRNPEVKYRAKRYI is encoded by the exons ATGTTTGTTTATCCACTCATTGCTCGCTTTGGATTCAACACAATCAGAAACTTCTCGAGTTTCAG ACCCAGGTGCTCAAAGCAATTGCAGATGGCTCCACCACCGATCCTCGCGTTAGCACTGCCATCGGACACCGGTCGTGTCCTCAGCATTCAGTCTCATACTGTTCAG GGATATGTGGGAAACAAGTCAGCAGTATTCCCTCTCCAACTGTTGGGCTATGATGTGGACCCAATCAATTCTGTTCAGTTCTCAAATCACACAG GATATCCAACCTTTAAGGGCCAGGTTTTAAATGGAGAACAACTGTGGGAGTTAGTAGAAGGTCTTGAGGCCAATGATCTATTATATTATACTCATCTACTGACag GTTATATTGGCTCAGTCTCCTTCTTGAACACAGTACTGAAAGTCGTCGATAAGCTTCGGTCTGTCAACCCCAAACTTACATATG TTTGTGATCCTGTGATGGGTGATGAAGGTAGGCTATATGTCCCTCCTGAACTGGTGGCAGTATACCGTGAGAag GTTGTTCCCGTTGCTTCAATGCTGACACCTAACCAGTTTGAAGCAGAGCAGTTGACTGGGTCCAG TATCACTTCTGAAAAAGATGGGCAAGAAGCTTGCAACATTCTGCATGCTGCTGGACCATCAAAG GTTGTTATTACTAGCATAAACATTGATGGAAATCTTCTCCTTATTGGTAGTCACCAGAAAGAAAAG GGTCAGTCTCCTGAGCAATTTAAGATCGTGATACCGAAAATTCCTGCATATTTCACG GGAACAGGGGATCTAATGACTGCGTTGTTGCTTGGATGGAGCAAT AAATATCCTAATGACCTCGACAAAGCGGCAGAGCTTGCTGTCTCAAGCTTACAG GCACTTTTATTGAGGACACTAGCAGATTATCAAAAGGCT